The genomic segment ATCTCAGAAGATATCAAACTGCTAAAGAAGTTCTTGAGGATTTGGATAAGCTCTAGAGTTGGATGTGGAAGTAGTATGAAGCAATTTTATATTTGGTTGTAAAACTTGTCTTGTGCTTCATATAAATGAAAATTACTTTATTTGATATTTGCTATTTATCAAAAAATCTTTTTACCACACTGACTATCTACTTAATACTTACTTTATGAATAGGCTCCCACTGGGAGCCTAAAATTTTTTCTTAATTATGTAAAGGGTGATCCCCAAAGTTATCTACTGTATTATATATATCCTTAATCATGTAAAATTCGGCCATAGATATGACTGTACTACCTAAAGTATGATTGTATTCAAACATCTGATATCTGCTGGAAAATAGATACTTTTATCGATGATGATTGCTACTATACCCGGTAAGTACTAACACAGAAGTCAAGAACAAATAACTTTGGGAGAATTAGAAGCAATCACAGTTCCTAATTTTCAACTCTGGATAAGATCACAAAATTCATCTAGCTGACAATGTTTACAGCAAGGTCAATCAATTCTTATTTAGTTAATGACTTGCATCAAAGTTTGGCTGTACACCCTCCTTAAGTCAAATCGAGCTAATTTATGAAGCACAGATTCCTCACGGCTACAGCACTAATGACAATGACATGGTTCACGCCTTTAGGTAAAATTAAACCTGCAATGGCTGAACAAAATTACACTAGCAGTCTAAGTCAACTATCTGAACTGAGTTCTAGCCCCAATCAAAATCGCATTGGACAGCAATTATCTGTGATGCTGGTAATTGCAGGTGGTGGAGTATTTGGCTGGCTGGCGCTGAGAAATAAAAAGTCTGTTTTAAGTAAACTGTCTTTTCAGAAAATAAATTCTGCATCCACAGAAAACTCTATTTCCCAAGACAGAACGGAAATACAAAATATTACAGAAACTACAGATATTACTGCATATATTAAACAAGCTTATAGTTATTTCAAACAAGGGGATAGCCAAAGAGCAATTGAAGAATTTAATCGGGCAATTGGTGTAAATCCCCAGAATGCTTATTTGTATGGTGAAAGGGCAA from the Aulosira sp. FACHB-615 genome contains:
- a CDS encoding tetratricopeptide repeat protein, with amino-acid sequence MTWFTPLGKIKPAMAEQNYTSSLSQLSELSSSPNQNRIGQQLSVMLVIAGGGVFGWLALRNKKSVLSKLSFQKINSASTENSISQDRTEIQNITETTDITAYIKQAYSYFKQGDSQRAIEEFNRAIGVNPQNAYLYGERANFRRKNLGDKQGAIDDYSKAIGIHPQNALFYLWRSQTYNDLGEQKKAMEDYNMALRLAPENTMYHSFQNAANFRE